The Mucilaginibacter sp. PAMB04168 genome contains the following window.
CTACGGTTGGTACAGCAGGGTTAGTTATAGCTACACATGCTGCTGATGCTGCGTCGCTCTTTACAGCGCCTTATTCTGAGCTATATACACTGAGCCGTTCGCTTTTGACCACCTGGGTCAATGCCTTGCTCAAATTACAGATTAAGGACAAGCGTAATGCTGCCGACTACGGCGGAATCTTGAGCCCCGCCAATGGCAAGGTGCATGGCCGTGTGGCCGATACCATTTACCCACTGCTCTATCTGGCTAATGAAACGCAAGAGAGCAGGTATGTGGACGCCGCTTCACTATTGTATGAGTGGATGGAGCGTAACGTCACTCAGCCCGACGGTTCATGGCTTAACGAACCGGTAAAAGGCTCATGGAAGGGAACAACGGTATTTACAATTATTGCGCTTTGCGAAGCCATAAGCAAGCATAGCAATACACTTGATTCCGTATGGAAAGCACGGATGCTCGACAGGCTCAAAAAGGCCGGTGAGTATGTGTACAACACTTTCACAATTGAGTACGGCAACATTAATTACCCTATCAATGCAGCCTATGCGCTGACGTTACTAGGTGAAATACTCGATCACAGGCCATACACCGAAAAAGGGCGTTTATTTGCGCATCAATCACTCGCATGTTTTACGAAGAATAATCATTTTTTATACGGCGAAGGCAGCCTGAAATACAGCGCCAAAGGTTGCCTGCCCATCGATTTAGGCTATAATGTAGAAGAATCGTTGCCGGCACTAACAATGTATGCCTTGCATACTAAAGATGAAGAAGTGCTGGATATGGTAATTAAATCATTACGAACACATTTAGAGTTTATGCTGCCCGATGGTGGCTGGGACAACAGCTGGGGCACGCGCAACTATAAATGGACCTACTGGGGCAGCCGTACTACCGATGGCTGCCTGCCCGCATACGCTTTATTAGCAAGTAGGGATGCACGATTTTATAAAGGTGCACTTCAAAATACGAAGCTACTACAGGCCTGTACACATGATGGCTTATTAACCGGCGGACCGCATTACAGTTCACATGGCGTTAAAACCAGCGTTCATCACACTTTTTGTCATGCCAAGGCACTTACTACTATATTAGATCATGGTAATAGCGCCACCTTGTATCCGGGTAATCTGAAGCTACCCCGCGAGGAGGTGTATGACTATAAATTTTATCCCGAAATACAAACCTACCTGGTGGCTCAAGGTGATTTCAGGGCCACCATTACCGGGTACGATTGTGAATACAAGAATTATAAAGCCGGGCATCCTACCGGGGGCGCTTTAACCATGCTGTGGCATCCGCTAACCGGGCCTATACTGGCCGGCAGCATGAATGAATACCAGTTACTCGAGGCCGATAACATGCAGTTGGATACTGATCCATCATCAATGTCGCTTACACCACGTTTGGAATTAAAAACAGATGATAAAACGTATACTAACATTAACGATCTATCGGCACGTATTGAAGTGTTAGAAGATGCAAATAGTATAGTGTTGAAAACTTCTTCTAAGCTCGTCGACCGCGATCAGCACGAGCATCCTACGGAAAAAATATCATGCGCTATAACCTATGTGTTTACCAAAGATAAAGTTAGGATTAAGTATGAAGCTTTTGGAGCCGATCATAGTACGCCGGTTGACGTTATATTCCCTATCATAGCATCAAAGCAGGAGACGTTACATTTGAATAATAACAAGCACTTAGTAATCAGTAAAAAGGCAGCAACGGTAAGCGTTAAATCCAGCATGCCATTTAAGTTTTTACCAAACAATAATAACCGGATATTTAATTTTGTGCCTGGCTTAGAGGCTATTCCCATCCTCTTAAAAGATGGAGTTACTATTGACATTAAAGTTATAAAAACGAGCTGATACCTTTATAATTGGCTTTCGATAAATGAGCAGACTACTCCCTCAAAATTGCTTAAATAATCAGAATGTGGTTGAATTCTGCCGAGCACAAATACCATAACAATAAAGGTCACCTTCGCAAGGCGGCCTTTATTTATATTTAGAGTAATTCATTCCGTGCGAAGGCTTTTGACAGGGTTGGCAAGCGCTGCTTTAATGGCCTGAAAGCTTACCGTAAGCAAGGTGATGACTAAAGCGCCAGTCGCCGAAAGGGCGAATACCCACCAGGATATCACCGTGCGATACTCATAGACCTGCAGCCACTGGTTAAGAAAATACCAAGCTATCGGTATAGCAATAGCACACGATATGATAACCAGTGTGATAAACTCTTTCGACAGCATATTCCATAGGTTATATACCGATGCACCAAGCACTTTACGTACGCCAATCTCTTTGGTACGCTGCTCGGCCACGAAGGATGCCAAGCCAAATAAGCCTAACGATGATATAACGATAGCCAGTATGGCAAAAAAGGTGGCCAGGTTACCAATACGCTGCTCGGCCGTAAATTTGCGCCCATAGGTTTCATCAGTAAACTGGTAAGCAAACGGGCTGCCGGGGTTAATGCGCTTAAATACGGCTTCTACCTTGCCAAGAGCTTCGCTTGCAGGCATGTTAGGCTTAAGCCGGATGGTAATGGTTGAGATCCACCCATAATTGATCATAAACACCGTAGGCTGTACCGCCGTGTATGGCGATTCCATAATCATGTTTTTAATTACACCGGTAACCGTAAGCGCTTTGCCATTGTAATTTATTGTTTGTCCAATGGGTTCTTTAAAGCCCATCATTTTGGCGGCCGCCTCGTTCAATATAATACCTGATGAGTCGGCTGCATACGCTCTCGAAAAATCTCGCCCCTTTATTATTTGCCAGCCTATCGTTTTCCCAAAATCATGCGTAACGGCAATGGTACCCAGTAGTGGATTTGAACCCGGATCCATGCCTTCCCAATCATAGCCGATTTGGTTGCTGCTCACTTCGGTGGAGCGGCTCGATGATTCGGCCATGTTTTCTACCGCACCGGTAGCAAGCAATTGCTCTCTCAAAGCATCATAATGCCCCTCTAACTCAGGCGTGTTAATCTCAACGGCAATCAACCCATCACGACTGTAGCCTACCGGACGGTTCTTGGCATGCTGTATTTGCCTGTATACTACAATAGTGCCTATAATGAGCATCACCGACACAGTAAACTGAATAACCACCAGTACTTTGCGAGGTAATGCCGCATACCGGCCGGCTTTAAACGTTCCTTTAAGCACTTTTACGGGGTTAAAACTGGATAAATATAATGCAGGATAGCTGCCCGACACCAAACCTGTGATAAGTGTAAACGTTAGTGCCAGCAGCCAGAATACCGGGTTTAGCCAAGGTAAGCTCATCTCTTTGCTCGACAGGTTGTTGAACAGCGGCAGGGCCAGCATTACCAACGCAATAGACAATGCAAATGCAAGTAACGACATTAGTATAGACTCGCTTAAAAACTGCGAAATGATTTGCTGACGCATGGAACCTATGGCTTTACGTACGCCTACTTCTTTAGCACGTTTTTCAGACCGGGCGGTGTTCAGATTCATAAAATTGATGCAGGCCAGCAGCAGCACAAATATGCCAATAATACCAAACAGCCAAACAAACCTAACTAATCCGCCGGTAACCTTACCGTTTGTGAACTCACTGTATAAATGCCATTTACGCATAGGATGTAATTGCAGTTCATCGTTCCCTTCTTTAAAATGTGCTTTGGCTATATTTTTAATTTTGGCGTTTATTTTATCAATGTCTGCATCATTATTAACCTGGGCAAATAAAGCGAAGGAGTGATTGCCCCATTGTTCTGCCGAGCTTTTAACCCAGTTTTCTGTAGCCTCGAACTTTTTCCAGGGCAAAAGTATCCTCACTTCTCTAAAGGCAGTATTACGTGGCAAATCCTCGTAAAGGCCTGCTATCTTAACTTCTGTTTTGTTGTTGATGCGTACAGTTTGATTAATAGGGTCTGCCTCTCCAAAAAGCGACTTTGCAAGCGATACTGTAATAAGTGCTGATGAAGGGTCTTTCAGCGCATTTATATCACCTTTTAACATCTTAATACTAAACATTTCAGGTAAATCCTCTTCAGCCCACAACCCTTTACCTGTTATCTTTTTGTCGCCCGCTTTGAGCACAAACTCCTGCTGCCACGATGTTAAGGCCACATGTTTAAAATCGGCCGGAAACTTAGTACGCAATTCGTTGGCCAGGGGCATGGCTACAGCTTCACTTGTGCCTATGTGGCCGTTGAAAGTTTGGGTATTCATTACCCGCGTAACAGTTTTATAATCCTTATGGTAAGTATCAAATGATACCTCATCCCATATCCATAAACCAATGAGCATAGCTACAGCCATACCTAACGCCAGGCCCATTATATTGATGAAGGAGTAAACCTTGTTTTTGAGCAGATTACGCCAGGCAATTTTAAAGTAGTTCTTTAACATAAGCGTGATGTTTTGAGTACTTGAAGTATAGCACCTATATTGCCAAGACAGTGCCACCCGAACATCTTTTTGATAATCAACATATTATCTTCAAACTACCTAAATAAGCGTTCGTTTCTGATACAAGTTTACGTACGGTAGTGAAACACGTTGTAAAATACAAAAGGCCACCTTTTGCAAGGCAGCCTTTTGTATTTGTATCTTCCGGTACTATCACACTTTGATTTCAACTTCAACACCGCTAGGTAGTTCAAGTTTCATCAACGCATCAACAGTTTTAGAGTTAGAGCTGTAAATGTCCAATAAGCGTTTGTAGCTGCATAATTGAAATTGCTCACGTGCTTTTTTGTTTACGTGCGGTGAACGCAATACTGTAAAGATTTTCTTTTCAGTTGGTAAAGGAAGCGGTCCGCTTACTACAGCGCCGGTTGGCTTTACAGTCTTAACGATCTTCTCAGCTGATTTGTCAACCAGATTGTAGTCGTAAGATTTCAGTTTAATTCTGATTCTTTGGCTCATTTTGTTTTGTTTGTTTAACTACCTGTAAGAGCTATTTATTACAGGGAGTGATTTATTGATTTCAGACGTGCAAATGTGCAGATTTAGCATCCGCACATTTACTCATCCGCATATTTGCAATTTAAGCTGAAACGCCTTTTTTACCTTTTGCTTTGGCAACCACTTCGTCTTGTACGTTACGTGGTGCTTCAGCATAGTGATCAAACTCCATAGTTGAAGTAGCGCGACCTGAAGTGATGGTACGTAATTGCGTTACGTAACCAAACATTTCTGAAAGTGGCACAGTAGCTTTAATTACTTGAGCACCGGCACGGCTATCCATACCTAACAACTGACCACGACGACGGTTCATGTCACCGATCACATCACCCATGTTTTCTTCAGGGGTTAAGATCTCGATTTTCATGATAGGCTCCAGTAATACTGGTTTACATTTTGGCAATGCCTCGCGATAAGCCGAACGAGCTGCGATCTCGAAAGATAACGCATCCGAATCGACTGCGTGGAACGAACCATCGATCAAACGTACTTTTAAGCTGGTTAAAGGATAACCTGCTAACACACCATTAGCCATGGCAGCAGCAAATCCTTTTTCAACAGACGGAATAAACTCACGAGGAATAGAACCACCGCTAATTTCGTTCACAAACTGTAAGCCCTCTTTACCTTCATCGTTTGGAGAAATGACAACCTGAATGTCGGCAAATTTACCACGACCACCGGTTTGTTTCTTGTAGGTTTCGCGGTGTTGAACAGTACCTGTGATAGACTCTTTGTAAGCCACTTGTGGCGCACCTTGGTTAACCTCAACTTTAAACTCACGTTTTAAGCGGTCCATGATGATATCTAAGTGTAACTCGCCCATACCCGAAATAACGGTTTGGCCGGTTTCTTCATCGGAGTTTACGCGGAAGGTTGGATCCTCTTCGGCAAGTTTACCTAAAGCCATACCCAATTTATCTACGTCGGCCTGTGTTTTAGGCTCAATAGCTAAACCAATAACCGGCTCAGGGAAATTCATCGACTCCAGAATGATCGGGTGCTTCTCATCACACAGGGTATCACCTGTTTTAATATCTTTAAAGCCTACTACCGCAGCAATATCACCAGCACCTACATTAGGGATAGGGTTTTGCTTGTTAGCGTGCATTTGGAAAATACGAGAGATACGCTCTTTGTTGTCTGAACGCATGTTGTGCACATATGAACCAGCATCCAGATTACCTGAATACACGCGGATAAAGCACAAACGGCCTACGAAAGGATCGGTTGCAATTTTAAACGCTAATGCAGCAAATGGTTCTTTAACATCTGGTTTACGTAGTATTTCTTCGCCGGTTTCTGGGTTGGTACCAATAATACCTTCCACATCCATCGGTGAAGGCAATAATTCCATCACGTAATCGAGCATGGTTTGTACACCTTTGTTTTTGAAAGATGAACCACAAACCATAGGAACTATTTTAGCATCTAACACTGCTTTACGTAAAGCATCAAGTACTTCACGCTCAGTAATGGTTTCAGGTGCGTCGAAGAATTTCTCCATCAGGCTTTCGTCATACTCAGCAACTGATTCCAGTAATTTTTCTCTCCACTCGTTAGCCTCATCAATCATATCAGCAGGGATAGGCACTTCAGTAAAGGTCATCCCTTTATCATGCTCATTCCAAACAATACCACGGAAGTTGATCAGGTCAATTACGCCTTTAAAGCTATCTTCGGCGCCAATAGGTAATTGCAACGGAACAGCGTTACTGCCCAACATTGTTTTCACCTGCTTAACAACCTTTAAGAAATCTGCACCTGAACGGTCCATTTTATTTACGAAACCTATACGGGCAACGTTATAATTGTTGGCAAGTCTCCAGTTGGTTTCTGATTGAGGCTCAACACCGTCAACAGCAGAAAACAAGAAAACCAAGCCATCCAGTACACGTAATGAACGGTTTACCTCAACGGTAAAATCCACGTGGCCCGGGGTATCAATAATATTGATGTGGTAAGTTTGGTCTCTGTATTTCCAGTTTACAGTAGTAGCAGCCGAAGTGATGGTAATACCACGCTCCTGCTCCTGCGCCATCCAGTCCATGGTAGCAGCACCTTCGTGTACTTCACCTATTTTGTGGCTTACACCAGCATAGTAAAGGATACGCTCGGTAGTAGTGGTTTTACCGGCATCAATGTGAGCGGCAATACCAATGTTTCTAGTATATTTAAGATCTCTTGACATGTCTTTTATTTGTTAAGTATAAAGTAAAAGGTACAAAGTACGGAGTATAACCTCGCTCCTCGTACCTTTCACTTCGTACCGTTTTTTCTTAGAAACGGAAGTGTGAGAACGCTTTGTTGGCTTCAGCCATTTTATGCGTATCTTCTTTTTTCTTCACGGCAGCACCTTCACCTTTAGCAGCTGAGATAATTTCACCGGCCAGTTTCTCCATCATGGTTTTTTCACCACGACGACGAGCATAGCTGATTAACCATTTCATACCTAAAGCGATTTTACGCTCCGGACGAACTTCGGTTGGTACCTGGAAGTTAGCACCACCCACACGACGAGATTTAACCTCAACGGCAGGCATAACGTTGTTTAGTGCTTTTTTCCAAGTTTCTAAACCGTTTTCGTTTGTTTTTTTCTCAACAATATCAACGGCGTTATAGAAAATGCCGTATGCGGTAGATTTTTTACCGTCATACATCATGTTATTTACGAACCTGGTTACCATCACGTCATTAAAACGCGGGTCAGGAAGAAGGATTCTCTTTTTTGGTTTCGACTTTCTCATTATTACTATCCTCCTTTAATTATTTCTTTTTGCCTTTAGCTGGTGCACCTTTGCCTGCTGCCGCCGGTTGACCTGGTTTAGGGCGTTTAGTACCATATTTAGAACGACGTTGGTTACGACCGTTTACACCTGAAGTATCCAATGCACCACGAATGATGTGGTAACGAACACCTGGTAAGTCTTTAACACGGCCGCCACGTATCAACACAATAGAGTGCTCCTGTAAGTTGTGACCTTCACCAGGTATGTAGGCATTCACCTCTTTACCGTTAGTAAGGCGCACACGGGCCACTTTACGCATTGCTGAGTTTGGTTTCTTAGGGGTAGTGGTGTATACACGGGTACACACGCCTCTTCGCTGTGGACAGCTGTCCAACGCTGGGGATTTACTCTTATCCTCCAGAGCTACTCTACCTTTTCTAACTAATTGTTGAATAGTAGGCATTTCTTCCTTTTAATGTTACAGTTTTATCCTTATTTTAAGGACTGCAAAAGTACGCACTTGTTTTTTGATTATCAAGTGGTTGACGAAAAGATTTTTAAGAGTATAACCCGGCAGTACTAACAGATGTTAAATTAAGAGCTTCAGTAAGTTAAATAAAAATCAAATGGTTTTTATTTAACGCATATCACCCATGGTGAAATTACTAACACAAGTGCCAAAGCCAATAATGAGAACTAAAGCACCAGCTAGCAGCCATATCCAGCGCTGTGCAACTAAAGCCGCTATTATGGCCACTACAAAATGGGCAATGGATATAAAAAATGCCACAAAAGCACCCTCTTTAGGGTTAGCCAAAATTGCCAACACGGTATAGCCTGCAAACACCAGCAGGTTATAGCCGAGTATTTTACCGTCGGAGGTTCTCTTTGGAGGTGCAGGTGGTGCTATCATACGGGTATTTCATTTCTGAGGGTTTCCAAATAAGCAGCTTTATCGTCCCGATAAAACAGGTTCATGGTTTCGAATGGGATAATCTGCATATCTTTATTTACAATATGCACGCATGATTTTTTAATGGCACGCACATCAAAATTCTGCGCGTCAATAAAGTTCATGATGATGACACGGAACAAATTATCA
Protein-coding sequences here:
- the rpsG gene encoding 30S ribosomal protein S7: MRKSKPKKRILLPDPRFNDVMVTRFVNNMMYDGKKSTAYGIFYNAVDIVEKKTNENGLETWKKALNNVMPAVEVKSRRVGGANFQVPTEVRPERKIALGMKWLISYARRRGEKTMMEKLAGEIISAAKGEGAAVKKKEDTHKMAEANKAFSHFRF
- the fusA gene encoding elongation factor G: MSRDLKYTRNIGIAAHIDAGKTTTTERILYYAGVSHKIGEVHEGAATMDWMAQEQERGITITSAATTVNWKYRDQTYHINIIDTPGHVDFTVEVNRSLRVLDGLVFLFSAVDGVEPQSETNWRLANNYNVARIGFVNKMDRSGADFLKVVKQVKTMLGSNAVPLQLPIGAEDSFKGVIDLINFRGIVWNEHDKGMTFTEVPIPADMIDEANEWREKLLESVAEYDESLMEKFFDAPETITEREVLDALRKAVLDAKIVPMVCGSSFKNKGVQTMLDYVMELLPSPMDVEGIIGTNPETGEEILRKPDVKEPFAALAFKIATDPFVGRLCFIRVYSGNLDAGSYVHNMRSDNKERISRIFQMHANKQNPIPNVGAGDIAAVVGFKDIKTGDTLCDEKHPIILESMNFPEPVIGLAIEPKTQADVDKLGMALGKLAEEDPTFRVNSDEETGQTVISGMGELHLDIIMDRLKREFKVEVNQGAPQVAYKESITGTVQHRETYKKQTGGRGKFADIQVVISPNDEGKEGLQFVNEISGGSIPREFIPSVEKGFAAAMANGVLAGYPLTSLKVRLIDGSFHAVDSDALSFEIAARSAYREALPKCKPVLLEPIMKIEILTPEENMGDVIGDMNRRRGQLLGMDSRAGAQVIKATVPLSEMFGYVTQLRTITSGRATSTMEFDHYAEAPRNVQDEVVAKAKGKKGVSA
- a CDS encoding ABC transporter permease, whose protein sequence is MLKNYFKIAWRNLLKNKVYSFINIMGLALGMAVAMLIGLWIWDEVSFDTYHKDYKTVTRVMNTQTFNGHIGTSEAVAMPLANELRTKFPADFKHVALTSWQQEFVLKAGDKKITGKGLWAEEDLPEMFSIKMLKGDINALKDPSSALITVSLAKSLFGEADPINQTVRINNKTEVKIAGLYEDLPRNTAFREVRILLPWKKFEATENWVKSSAEQWGNHSFALFAQVNNDADIDKINAKIKNIAKAHFKEGNDELQLHPMRKWHLYSEFTNGKVTGGLVRFVWLFGIIGIFVLLLACINFMNLNTARSEKRAKEVGVRKAIGSMRQQIISQFLSESILMSLLAFALSIALVMLALPLFNNLSSKEMSLPWLNPVFWLLALTFTLITGLVSGSYPALYLSSFNPVKVLKGTFKAGRYAALPRKVLVVIQFTVSVMLIIGTIVVYRQIQHAKNRPVGYSRDGLIAVEINTPELEGHYDALREQLLATGAVENMAESSSRSTEVSSNQIGYDWEGMDPGSNPLLGTIAVTHDFGKTIGWQIIKGRDFSRAYAADSSGIILNEAAAKMMGFKEPIGQTINYNGKALTVTGVIKNMIMESPYTAVQPTVFMINYGWISTITIRLKPNMPASEALGKVEAVFKRINPGSPFAYQFTDETYGRKFTAEQRIGNLATFFAILAIVISSLGLFGLASFVAEQRTKEIGVRKVLGASVYNLWNMLSKEFITLVIISCAIAIPIAWYFLNQWLQVYEYRTVISWWVFALSATGALVITLLTVSFQAIKAALANPVKSLRTE
- the rpsJ gene encoding 30S ribosomal protein S10 is translated as MSQRIRIKLKSYDYNLVDKSAEKIVKTVKPTGAVVSGPLPLPTEKKIFTVLRSPHVNKKAREQFQLCSYKRLLDIYSSNSKTVDALMKLELPSGVEVEIKV
- the rpsL gene encoding 30S ribosomal protein S12, whose protein sequence is MPTIQQLVRKGRVALEDKSKSPALDSCPQRRGVCTRVYTTTPKKPNSAMRKVARVRLTNGKEVNAYIPGEGHNLQEHSIVLIRGGRVKDLPGVRYHIIRGALDTSGVNGRNQRRSKYGTKRPKPGQPAAAGKGAPAKGKKK